DNA sequence from the Candidatus Sulfuricurvum sp. RIFRC-1 genome:
AGTATTGGTTCGCTGGAACCATCCGCAGCGAGGGATCGTATCACCGGCGGAATTTATTCCGATTGCAGAAGAGACGGGGCTTATTTTACCGCTGGGAGAGTGGATTTTAAAAACAGCTTGTTCTCAAATTACGCGTTGGGCAGCTCAGGAGATCTTCAAATCTTTAAGTGTAGCGGTGAATGTGAGCGCACGCCAGTTTAATCAGAATGATTTCGTGGAACAGGTTCTGAAAATTTTGGAAGAGAGCGGTGCTGCCCCGGATCGTTTGAAACTCGAACTCACCGAAAGTCTGCTGATTCAGAATGTCGAAGAGACAATCATGAAAATGGAGCACCTAAAAGCAAAAGGGGTCCGTTTCTCACTCGATGATTTCGGGACAGGGTATTCCTCGCTCTCCTATCTTAAACGGCTTCCGCTCGATCAGCTCAAAATCGACCAAAGTTTTGTACGGGATGTTTTAACAGATCCTAATGATGCTATTCTCTGCAAATCAACCATAGCCTTAGCCGATAGTATGGGGTTATCGGTTATTGCTGAGGGGGTTGAAACACAAGAACAGCTCGATATGCTTCTTTCATTTGGGTGTTACGCGTATCAAGGGTATTGGTTTAGTCGGCCATTGACATTGGAAGCATTTGAAGAGTATCAGCGCAATACTATTTTAGACTATTTGCAAGAGGAGATCAAAAGATGAAAAATATAAAATATAAAATCATTCTCATCTTGAGTTTCCTGATCGTTATCGTTTCATCGATCATTACGATTTATAACCTCTATCATGAGAAGCAAGAAGATCAGCGGCGGCTTAGTGAAGCGTACAATCAAGTCCATCGTACCTATCATGAAACGCTTCACGATACCATCCGTTTTTATTCTTCCAGAGCCGAAGCCAACCTCCGTTCTCCGGGCATCATAAAAGCATTTAAAGCAAGAGATCATGATAAACTTTACGAGCTTGTTCGTCCCCGTTGGGAAGTGATGCAGCGCGAAAATCCTTGGTTGGTTGTCATGCAGTTTCATAATGCGGACGGGACATCCCTTCTCAGACTTCATCAACCGAACGTGTATGGGGATAAAATTGCTGCACAGCGTTCGATGGTAGCGCATGCACACAAAAGTGCTCAAAGTGTTTCAGGGTTTGAAGAGGGACGTCAGGGGCTGGCGTTTCGTATTCTTGTTCCGGCATTTGATAAAGGAGTCTATGTCGGTTCCGTTGAGTTTGGTATTTCAGCCCCTTATTTCACCGATAAAATTCGCCGGTTTGCGGGGTATGAATCTTTTTTCTTTGTGAATGAAAATGCTTTGGGGATGTTTGGACGGATCACTCAATTGATCGCTATCGGCGATTATATCGGAGTAGACATCCCCACTGGATTTCGTCCTCTGATACAAAAATATGCTCAGGAGCGTTCAAAACTCGAAAATGCTATTATTCATCATGCTAACCAAAGCTATGAAGTGAATGTGTTAACTGTTGGAGATTACCGTGAGGAGCCGGTCGGAGCGATTATGTTTATCCGTCCGGTCAGTGATTTCAGTGCACATGTCCGACACATGATTGTTGCATCTTCCCTTATAGTGATAATCCTGATACTGATGAGCGTGGTCATTGTGGATCGGATTTATACGATTGTGACGCAAAAAATGAGTTTTCAGGAACGGTATGCTCAGATGATTCTCGACTCCGTTCCTTCTCCTGTGATCGTCACCAACGGAGAATATCTTATTGCCGCTAATGATTCATTTTTGGGATATTTGCAGTATCCAAATATCGAAGCATTCAAAAAAGAGCATAATTGTGTCTGTGAATTGTTCGAAGAGGGAGATACGAATGAATATCTGATGCCGATGCATGATGACCAGCGTTGGACCGAATATATGATTGATCATCCTCTCAAAGTTCATAAAGCAAAAATAACATTCAATGGACTTACCACGATTTTTGAAGTCCGTATTTCGGTTCTGAAAGTGAATGAAGAGACCCGTTATGTTGTGATTTTCAACGATATTTCGACGATGCAGATGCAAACCATGACGGATGCGTTGACGGGAGTTCCTAATCGGCTCCATTTCAGCATGGTGTATCAGCATACCATCAATATGGCACGAAGAGGAGAAAAACCTCTGAGTATTATCTTTTTTGACATTGACCATTTTAAAAATGTGAATGATCGTTATGGTCATCTCATTGGAGATGCTGTGTTAAAACAGATCGCGGCACTGGTACGACAGCGTATACGTAAAAGTGATATTATAGCCCGTTGGGGAGGGGAAGAATTTGTTCTTCTGTTACCGGATTCTGAACTCGGTGAAGCCATTAAAATTGCACAGATGCTTAGAAAGGTGATTGATGAAGAAGATTTTGAGAGTGTCGGACAGATCACCTGTTCGTTTGGAGTTGCCGCACTCGAGGGGAATGAAGATGCTGAACATTTGTTGAATCGTGCCGATGAGTTGTTATACGAAGCGAAAGCAAATGGACGCAATAGAGTTGTGTCATAATGATGAAAACGTTATAGACCGCATCATAAAAAAAAGGATATGAAAGTTTGCATAAAGTTGTTAAAAGAGTTATTAACCACAGATATACTGCGATAAAACCGACGTTTTTAGTAGAAGAGAGTGTTATTGATTTTGACTGCTTCATCAAACGATTTGATGATTACGTCATCATCATTGAAAGCGGAACTTTTATTACGGTTGAATTGGCCCATCGAGTTAAACAAAATGAGACAATCTATATTTTGACACTCGATAGTGAGAAAGTACAAATCTATAAAAAAATGCATGGAACACAAGATTATCATCTTCCTTTAAAGAATCTGCAACAGGTCGCGCTGAGTGTGATGGATCTCAAGGAAAAAATTGAATCGCTGAGGAATGATGAAGAAAAATTAGAGACACTTTATACAACGACGACACTGTTATTGGAATCCATCTTTGAGGAAATGAGTGAAACACTACCGCTCGAAGCCCTAAATCTTTGCATAGAATCGATGCTTCAATGCATAAATTCGATTGATACGGATCTTATGCCGAAGGTGTTACGATTAATTCCACATGAATACAGTACGCATCATCACAGTACAAATGTTGCAATATTTTCAATTATTCTAGCTAAATCAATCGGTTTGTCTCAACAAGATTTACTGGATTTAGCGTTTGTAGGATTGCTGCACGATATCGGAAACATACGGATAAATAAGAGCATACTGAATAAATCTTCGACCTTGGATGATGAAGAGTATATCCTTATTCAAGCGCATTCAGAATATGGGGTGGAGATTCTGCAAAAAAACGGTATCGTAAACCAAAAAATTCTGGATGGCGTTCGCTATCATCATGAAAAACTCGACGGGAAAGGGTATCCAGGCAAATTGCGTGGTAAGCGTATTCCTAAATTTGCACGTATTATCGGTATGTGTGATGTCTTCGATGCATTGACCACACGGCGCACTTATCGTATGAGCTACACCAGTTACGAAGCGCTGATGCTCATGAGGCAAGAGATGGAAGATCAGTTTGATGTCTATTACAGTGATACCTTTATACGGCTTCTAGCCTCGTCGTAACTTTTTTTCCCGTCTGTTAATCGTACATAGGAATTTTGAGAGGAGAGTGTGGTAAAATACCACTATTATTTGCGCCTACGGTTG
Encoded proteins:
- a CDS encoding diguanylate cyclase → MKNIKYKIILILSFLIVIVSSIITIYNLYHEKQEDQRRLSEAYNQVHRTYHETLHDTIRFYSSRAEANLRSPGIIKAFKARDHDKLYELVRPRWEVMQRENPWLVVMQFHNADGTSLLRLHQPNVYGDKIAAQRSMVAHAHKSAQSVSGFEEGRQGLAFRILVPAFDKGVYVGSVEFGISAPYFTDKIRRFAGYESFFFVNENALGMFGRITQLIAIGDYIGVDIPTGFRPLIQKYAQERSKLENAIIHHANQSYEVNVLTVGDYREEPVGAIMFIRPVSDFSAHVRHMIVASSLIVIILILMSVVIVDRIYTIVTQKMSFQERYAQMILDSVPSPVIVTNGEYLIAANDSFLGYLQYPNIEAFKKEHNCVCELFEEGDTNEYLMPMHDDQRWTEYMIDHPLKVHKAKITFNGLTTIFEVRISVLKVNEETRYVVIFNDISTMQMQTMTDALTGVPNRLHFSMVYQHTINMARRGEKPLSIIFFDIDHFKNVNDRYGHLIGDAVLKQIAALVRQRIRKSDIIARWGGEEFVLLLPDSELGEAIKIAQMLRKVIDEEDFESVGQITCSFGVAALEGNEDAEHLLNRADELLYEAKANGRNRVVS
- a CDS encoding HD domain-containing phosphohydrolase, yielding MHKVVKRVINHRYTAIKPTFLVEESVIDFDCFIKRFDDYVIIIESGTFITVELAHRVKQNETIYILTLDSEKVQIYKKMHGTQDYHLPLKNLQQVALSVMDLKEKIESLRNDEEKLETLYTTTTLLLESIFEEMSETLPLEALNLCIESMLQCINSIDTDLMPKVLRLIPHEYSTHHHSTNVAIFSIILAKSIGLSQQDLLDLAFVGLLHDIGNIRINKSILNKSSTLDDEEYILIQAHSEYGVEILQKNGIVNQKILDGVRYHHEKLDGKGYPGKLRGKRIPKFARIIGMCDVFDALTTRRTYRMSYTSYEALMLMRQEMEDQFDVYYSDTFIRLLASS